The following are from one region of the Corylus avellana chromosome ca1, CavTom2PMs-1.0 genome:
- the LOC132167621 gene encoding acetylserotonin O-methyltransferase-like encodes MEEKQREATWQEEEEQAEVAIWKYAFGFTEMAVVKCAIELGIADSIESHGSPMALSELSSALACAPSPLYRIMRFLMHRGIFKEEVTTAHGSPGYAQTALSRRLMRHGERSMAALILLESSPVMLAPWHSLSARVLANDTSPFDAAHGEDLWSYAAENPAHSQLVNEGMACDARMAVPAMIHDCPEVFDGLGSLVDVGGGNGTTLQTLVKAFPWLRGINFDLPHVVSVATKSIGVEHVGGDMFLSVPKADAVFLKWVLHDWGDKECIQILKKCREAIPEDKGKVIIVEAVIEEAETDKLTDVRLALDMIVMAHTNTGKERTFKEWGFVLGKAGFCRYTVKPIRAVQSVIEAFP; translated from the exons atggaagaaaaacaaagagaagcaACATGGCAGGAGGAAGAGGAACAAGCGGAAGTGGCTATCTGGAAATACGCATTCGGGTTCACAGAAATGGCGGTAGTGAAGTGTGCTATTGAGCTTGGGATAGCCGATTCCATTGAAAGCCATGGAAGCCCGATGGCATTATCCGAGTTGTCGTCCGCTTTAGCTTGCGCTCCGTCCCCCCTCTACCGCATCATGAGGTTTCTAATGCACCGCGGGATATTCAAAGAGGAAGTCACCACCGCCCATGGCTCCCCAGGTTATGCCCAAACGGCTCTGTCACGCCGTCTGATGAGACATGGAGAACGTAGCATGGCGGCTTTGATTTTACTAGAAAGTAGCCCAGTGATGCTGGCACCATGGCACAGTCTGAGCGCCCGTGTTCTAGCCAATGACACTTCGCCATTTGATGCGGCTCATGGCGAAGATTTATGGAGCTATGCTGCAGAGAATCCCGCTCACAGCCAGCTTGTCAATGAGGGAATGGCTTGTGATGCTAGGATGGCGGTGCCTGCCATGATTCACGATTGCCCAGAAGTATTTGATGGGCTTGGCAGTTTGGTGGATGTGGGTGGGGGCAACGGAACCACTTTGCAAACGTTGGTGAAGGCATTCCCATGGCTTCGAGGCATCAACTTTGATCTTCCTCATGTTGTCTCGGTTGCGACAAAGTCCATCGGAGTTGAACATGTCGGGGGTGACATGTTTTTAAGTGTTCCAAAGGCTGATGCTGTTTTCCTAAAG TGGGTTCTCCATGATTGGGGAGACAAGGAATGCATCCAAATCCTTAAGAAATGCAGAGAAGCCATTCCAGAGGATAAAGGGAAGGTAATAATTGTTGAAGCAGTGATTGAAGAAGCAGAAACGGACAAGCTAACGGATGTGAGGCTGGCTCTAGACATGATCGTGATGGCCCATACTAATACTGGCAAAGAGAGGACCTTCAAGGAGTGGGGATTTGTTCTTGGCAAGGCTGGATTTTGTCGATACACAGTGAAACCCATTCGTGCTGTGCAATCTGTTATTGAGGCTTTTCCGTAA